One part of the Magnetovibrio sp. PR-2 genome encodes these proteins:
- a CDS encoding portal protein — protein MTLPRTATQPDRPYDRTEVLNRSEEMAHRMDPTYERLQSGFLSPLIERTYAILLSTYTICPLEWVEVKDDLFESETCGVHYQVWDNQTFPPTGPNGARYLTPPAPGWCASGNEIECTLHETQAQAMAVCEADWHKRILPALKTTGTRPESVETR, from the coding sequence GTGACATTACCTCGTACAGCCACCCAACCGGACCGTCCCTATGACAGGACCGAAGTCTTGAACCGGTCCGAGGAAATGGCGCATCGGATGGACCCGACCTATGAACGGTTACAGTCGGGCTTTCTGTCCCCGTTGATCGAACGCACCTATGCGATATTGCTGTCCACGTACACGATCTGCCCCCTGGAATGGGTCGAGGTGAAAGACGACCTGTTCGAATCCGAAACCTGTGGAGTCCATTATCAGGTGTGGGACAACCAGACGTTCCCCCCAACCGGACCCAATGGGGCACGTTATCTGACCCCACCCGCGCCGGGATGGTGCGCAAGCGGTAATGAGATCGAATGCACCCTACACGAGACCCAGGCCCAGGCCATGGCGGTGTGCGAGGCGGACTGGCACAAGCGTATCCTTCCGGCCCTGAAAACGACCGGGACCCGACCTGAATCCGTGGAGACCAGATAG
- a CDS encoding portal protein: MDNDLLKQRWSEAKTRRDEWFSEIDESFLYTYPELSVYREEGQLPVEDVLFDSTPADAVSTLVSNVLNYGIPISSQWAKVQPGEIMRSQGVPGDVEIMLDHLNRSLFDELNRSNFYVAAGDAIRNAVVCGTGAMSVRLERDNTLRFTSIPIKNLYVLESPSGVLDTFFIQKRVRVHTLVDQYENLPKWLNDLARDKPDQRVSVLEVSLPTPDGYDHQFLLEKDMHVLEQHTREFPYILGFRWERIDGEAWGTSPVRHALNDIRVLNKMVENQLKASDFAAFGAWYGDDELIAENGITPGSYNVTQGTIHPISFPGNFAITEKTIGSYQNRIRRQLLDVQLPPVDTNRDRITSTEIQVRQGEFLRRIGPAALRLEREFFRPAVKLALDLLIGVGVLPDVRVDGKAFHIDVQSVIRKGHVLEQVDNSLRTLSMLAPFGQIAFQGIDLQGWINWVLKETDFPAEFIQPAQDDNPDQITTIMNMLMQQQGVSGGPAQPPPVEP, translated from the coding sequence ATGGATAATGATCTTCTCAAACAACGCTGGTCCGAGGCCAAGACTCGTCGGGACGAATGGTTTTCCGAGATCGACGAGTCATTCCTGTACACGTACCCGGAACTATCCGTGTACCGGGAAGAGGGACAATTGCCGGTCGAGGATGTGTTATTCGATTCCACACCGGCTGATGCTGTGTCCACCTTGGTCAGCAACGTACTCAATTATGGGATTCCGATTTCATCTCAGTGGGCCAAGGTCCAACCGGGCGAGATCATGCGCTCCCAGGGCGTCCCCGGTGATGTCGAGATCATGCTGGACCATCTCAACCGGTCTTTGTTTGACGAGTTGAACCGGTCCAACTTCTATGTCGCGGCTGGTGATGCCATTCGCAACGCTGTGGTTTGCGGTACCGGTGCGATGTCTGTCCGGCTTGAGCGCGACAACACGTTGCGGTTCACCTCTATCCCGATCAAGAACCTGTACGTGTTGGAGTCCCCGTCCGGTGTGCTGGATACCTTCTTTATCCAGAAGCGTGTCCGCGTTCACACCCTGGTTGATCAATACGAGAATCTGCCCAAATGGCTGAACGACTTGGCTCGGGACAAACCCGATCAACGTGTATCCGTGTTGGAGGTGAGCTTGCCCACTCCGGACGGGTACGATCATCAATTCCTGCTCGAAAAGGACATGCATGTTCTCGAACAGCACACACGGGAATTCCCCTACATTCTGGGGTTCCGTTGGGAACGGATCGACGGCGAAGCCTGGGGCACAAGCCCGGTCCGGCACGCGTTGAACGACATCCGTGTACTCAACAAGATGGTCGAGAACCAATTGAAAGCTTCCGACTTTGCCGCGTTCGGTGCGTGGTACGGCGATGATGAGCTGATCGCCGAGAATGGAATCACTCCGGGCTCGTACAATGTGACCCAGGGTACGATTCATCCTATTTCGTTTCCCGGAAACTTCGCAATAACCGAAAAAACGATTGGGTCGTATCAGAACCGAATTCGTCGTCAACTGCTTGACGTCCAACTTCCCCCGGTAGACACCAATCGGGATCGGATCACCTCGACCGAGATTCAGGTCCGTCAAGGTGAATTCTTGCGCCGGATCGGTCCCGCCGCGTTGCGGCTTGAGCGAGAGTTTTTCCGTCCCGCTGTGAAGCTGGCCTTGGACTTGCTGATCGGGGTCGGGGTCCTACCGGACGTCCGCGTTGACGGCAAGGCGTTCCACATCGATGTCCAATCAGTCATCCGAAAGGGACACGTACTCGAACAGGTCGATAACTCGCTCCGGACCCTGTCGATGTTGGCCCCGTTCGGTCAGATCGCGTTCCAGGGGATCGATTTGCAGGGGTGGATCAATTGGGTTTTGAAGGAAACCGATTTTCCGGCTGAGTTCATCCAACCCGCTCAGGACGACAACCCGGATCAGATCACCACGATCATGAACATGCTGATGCAACAACAGGGCGTCTCGGGTGGACCGGCACAGCCCCCACCGGTTGAGCCGTAA
- a CDS encoding 3TM-type holin gives MSFLGKLLGGGVVSAAKGVADIVDQFVETDDEKRAFESLKIKLAMNETQVQAGINQIEAGHRSIFVAGWRPFIGWTCGSALAWTYVGQPVVLFVMAVAGIDTPTLPALDLSVMMPVLLGMLGLGGLRTIEKLGGKSK, from the coding sequence ATGAGTTTCTTGGGTAAACTTCTCGGGGGTGGGGTCGTATCAGCGGCCAAAGGTGTTGCGGACATCGTGGATCAATTCGTCGAGACCGATGACGAGAAACGCGCGTTCGAGTCCCTCAAGATCAAACTTGCCATGAACGAGACCCAGGTCCAGGCCGGGATCAACCAGATCGAAGCCGGGCATCGAAGCATATTCGTGGCCGGGTGGCGTCCGTTCATCGGCTGGACCTGTGGTTCTGCATTGGCATGGACCTACGTAGGTCAGCCCGTCGTGTTGTTCGTGATGGCCGTCGCCGGTATCGACACCCCGACGCTCCCCGCCCTGGACCTGTCCGTGATGATGCCCGTCCTGTTGGGGATGCTCGGGCTTGGCGGTTTGCGGACCATCGAAAAGCTTGGCGGCAAATCCAAATAG
- a CDS encoding D-Ala-D-Ala carboxypeptidase family metallohydrolase has protein sequence MGDLTKNFSRHEIVCQCGCGTDHVQTESISALQRLREIDGRPMVLNSAVRCEDHNRAVGGGERSQHLYGKAFDIRLDGRVPDVLIANAIRAGFRGIGKYPSFIHVDTRKRSARWNGK, from the coding sequence ATGGGTGATCTAACTAAGAATTTTTCTCGTCACGAAATTGTCTGCCAGTGCGGGTGTGGGACGGACCACGTCCAGACGGAATCGATTTCGGCGTTGCAGCGACTGCGCGAAATCGATGGCCGTCCCATGGTCCTGAACAGCGCCGTCCGGTGCGAGGACCACAACCGGGCCGTGGGCGGGGGTGAACGATCTCAACACCTGTACGGGAAAGCGTTCGATATCCGACTTGATGGCCGTGTTCCGGACGTGTTGATCGCGAACGCGATCCGGGCCGGGTTCCGAGGGATCGGGAAATATCCGAGCTTCATTCACGTGGACACCCGCAAACGATCAGCAAGGTGGAACGGGAAATGA
- a CDS encoding radical SAM protein, with protein sequence MAALPDIRACQPSYRTFRIDLNTGDRCNYACTYCTQSDQVSSLMDRQYGLDLIDEITRVYSEGFIFYAGGEPCVIPWFTDWVERAHQNGFMQGVVTNGTRSDQYYLDLSRIMRVMFFSVHYEHLTEFDQQRVLLERVRHVDQDGAGRVVITFMYLPGHEQDILRGIDYCNRHGLRYCVRRIQFPDGRAYTDQQERWLTELDVTNFTSIRVLGPDGWIDTNPEVVLQQGQNRYRGWSCRAGCDGVSISGGVLKRAGCGIKDGTRLVEQGLVRFTDPVICDQATCNCAANIALTKSGL encoded by the coding sequence ATGGCTGCGTTACCGGACATTCGGGCGTGTCAGCCCAGTTATCGGACCTTTCGGATCGACCTGAACACCGGTGATCGGTGCAATTACGCCTGTACGTACTGTACGCAGTCCGATCAGGTGTCCTCGTTGATGGATCGTCAGTACGGGTTGGACCTGATCGACGAGATCACCCGGGTTTATTCTGAGGGGTTCATCTTTTACGCCGGTGGGGAGCCGTGTGTGATTCCCTGGTTCACGGACTGGGTCGAGCGGGCACACCAGAACGGGTTCATGCAAGGGGTGGTCACGAATGGGACCCGTTCGGATCAGTATTATCTGGACCTGTCCCGGATCATGCGTGTGATGTTCTTCTCGGTCCATTACGAACATCTGACTGAGTTCGATCAACAACGTGTCTTACTGGAACGGGTCCGGCACGTGGACCAGGACGGGGCCGGTCGGGTCGTTATCACGTTCATGTATTTGCCCGGACACGAACAGGATATTCTCCGGGGGATCGACTACTGCAACCGGCACGGTCTTCGCTACTGTGTGCGCCGAATTCAGTTTCCCGATGGACGCGCTTACACGGACCAGCAAGAGAGATGGCTGACCGAACTGGACGTGACCAATTTCACCTCTATCAGGGTGTTGGGTCCGGACGGGTGGATCGATACCAATCCCGAAGTCGTACTCCAACAGGGTCAGAACCGGTATCGGGGTTGGTCTTGTCGGGCGGGCTGTGATGGGGTGTCGATCTCGGGCGGGGTGCTCAAGCGGGCCGGGTGCGGGATCAAGGACGGGACCCGACTGGTCGAACAGGGACTTGTAAGGTTTACCGATCCGGTCATCTGCGATCAGGCCACGTGTAATTGTGCCGCGAACATCGCGTTGACCAAATCAGGCTTATGA
- a CDS encoding DUF4870 family protein, whose protein sequence is MSTNAGQPEPEIIPPGQKSSSETKSSVNFDDVTDVLGHPLTMPRIAYALFAIASISGFPMLIGLIAAYLARGEAPDWLEGHYTFLIYTFWGGLLLIGIGLVTWIIGIGMLLLWLLPLWYVIRVVRGWILLENRRPVPNPQSLLFG, encoded by the coding sequence ATGAGCACGAACGCAGGCCAACCGGAGCCGGAAATTATTCCGCCAGGCCAAAAATCTTCTTCAGAAACAAAGTCTTCCGTGAATTTTGATGACGTCACAGATGTCTTGGGCCATCCGCTCACTATGCCGCGCATTGCCTATGCCTTGTTTGCCATAGCCTCCATTAGCGGCTTTCCCATGCTGATCGGCTTAATCGCCGCTTATTTGGCGCGCGGAGAAGCGCCCGACTGGTTGGAAGGGCATTATACCTTCCTGATCTACACGTTTTGGGGGGGATTGCTGCTGATCGGCATCGGTTTGGTGACGTGGATTATCGGCATCGGCATGTTGTTGCTGTGGCTTTTGCCGCTGTGGTACGTGATTCGCGTCGTGCGGGGCTGGATTTTGTTGGAAAATCGCCGCCCGGTGCCCAACCCGCAAAGCCTTCTATTCGGCTAG
- a CDS encoding Bbp19 family protein, with product MSDTYSKRLTRKAVTTSQSSNDLVRAYASVFDTPAGEQVMLDLLTQLNHPKIDNTAPDPTAIAIRHGRREIVEYILKKVDKSEEL from the coding sequence ATGTCCGACACCTATTCGAAAAGGTTGACCCGTAAAGCGGTCACCACATCCCAGTCCAGTAATGATCTCGTGCGAGCTTACGCCAGTGTGTTTGATACACCCGCTGGTGAACAGGTCATGCTTGATCTGCTTACCCAACTCAACCACCCCAAGATCGACAACACCGCACCGGACCCGACCGCGATAGCGATCCGTCACGGACGTCGCGAGATCGTCGAGTACATCCTGAAAAAGGTCGATAAATCCGAGGAGCTTTAA